One Bradyrhizobium manausense DNA segment encodes these proteins:
- a CDS encoding YaiI/YqxD family protein → MTDTPTRIYVDADACPVKDEIYRVALRHGAPVSVVAGNFIRVPQDPLIERIAAGAGMDAADDWIVERVKPGDVVVTSDIPLASRCIKAGADVIAPNGKPFTEESIGMTLAVRNLMTDLRSAGEVTGGPRSFSPRDRSAFLSALDQTLRRIQRRRADHAATSQNLGQG, encoded by the coding sequence ATGACCGACACCCCCACCCGCATCTATGTCGACGCCGACGCCTGTCCGGTGAAGGACGAGATTTATCGCGTGGCGCTCCGCCACGGCGCCCCCGTAAGCGTCGTCGCCGGCAACTTCATTCGCGTGCCGCAGGACCCGCTGATCGAGAGGATCGCGGCCGGCGCCGGCATGGATGCCGCCGACGACTGGATCGTGGAACGCGTCAAGCCCGGCGACGTCGTCGTGACCTCCGACATTCCGCTGGCGAGCCGCTGCATCAAAGCCGGCGCCGACGTGATCGCGCCGAACGGCAAACCGTTCACGGAGGAATCGATCGGCATGACGCTGGCGGTGCGCAATCTCATGACCGATCTGCGCTCGGCCGGCGAAGTCACCGGCGGACCGCGATCGTTCTCGCCGCGCGACCGCTCTGCCTTCCTTTCGGCGCTCGACCAGACGCTGCGCCGGATCCAGCGCCGCCGCGCTGACCACGCCGCCACGAGCCAGAATTTGGGCCAGGGCTGA
- a CDS encoding ABC-F family ATP-binding cassette domain-containing protein, whose translation MAPPLIQLKDIKLTFGGTPLLSGVELNVAPSERVCLIGRNGSGKSTLLKIAAGLVEADGGTRFVQPGATVRYLPQEPDFGEHKTLLAYVEAGLAPGDDPYQARYLVEQLGLTGNENPANVSGGEVRRAALARVLAPSPDILLLDEPTNHLDLSTIEWLEQELDSRRSALVIISHDRRFLTNLSRSTAWLDRGKIKQIDRGFASFETWRDEVLAEEERDQHKLDRKIVDEEHWLRHGVSGRRKRNVKRLANLHTLRDQRRNYRGTAGTTSLAASEAEQSGKLVIEAKGITKAYGERTIVENFSTRIQRGDRLGIIGPNGAGKTTLVNLLTGGAEPDTGTLRLGANLETATLDQHRESLDPKSTLAEALTGGRGDQIMVGGKPKHVVGYMKDFLFAQEQRGTPVEVLSGGERGRLMLARALAKPSNLLVLDEPTNDLDLETLDVLEEMLGDYEGTVILISHDRDFLDRVVTSVIAPEGNGKWIEYAGGYSDMLAQRGADLKRETTKPQPAAEKKGERAAAPTSASRRKLSFHEKHALETLPKKMETLQADIAKLQRVMDDPNLYTKDRKKFDDTSAAIAKAHEELSASEERWLELEMLREEIEQA comes from the coding sequence ATGGCGCCGCCGCTGATCCAACTCAAGGACATCAAGCTCACTTTCGGCGGAACGCCGCTGCTGAGTGGTGTCGAGCTGAATGTCGCGCCATCTGAGCGCGTCTGCCTGATCGGCCGCAACGGCTCCGGCAAGTCGACGCTGCTGAAGATCGCCGCTGGCCTCGTCGAGGCCGACGGCGGCACGCGCTTCGTGCAACCCGGCGCCACCGTGCGCTATCTGCCGCAGGAGCCCGACTTCGGCGAGCACAAAACCCTGCTCGCCTATGTCGAAGCCGGGCTCGCACCGGGTGACGATCCGTACCAGGCACGCTATCTGGTCGAACAGCTCGGCCTGACCGGCAACGAGAACCCCGCCAACGTCTCCGGCGGCGAGGTCCGCCGCGCGGCGCTCGCACGGGTGCTGGCGCCCTCGCCCGACATCTTGCTGCTGGACGAGCCGACCAACCATCTCGATCTCTCCACGATCGAGTGGCTGGAACAGGAGCTCGACTCCCGGCGCAGCGCGCTTGTCATCATCAGCCACGACCGCCGCTTCCTCACCAATCTCTCGCGCTCGACCGCCTGGCTCGACCGCGGCAAGATCAAGCAGATCGACCGCGGCTTTGCCTCGTTCGAAACCTGGCGCGACGAGGTGCTGGCGGAGGAAGAGCGCGACCAGCACAAGCTCGACCGCAAGATCGTCGACGAGGAGCACTGGCTGCGCCACGGCGTCTCGGGCCGGCGCAAGCGCAACGTCAAGCGCCTCGCCAATCTGCACACGCTACGCGACCAGCGCCGCAACTATCGCGGCACGGCCGGCACCACCAGTCTGGCCGCGTCCGAAGCGGAGCAATCCGGCAAGCTGGTGATCGAGGCGAAGGGCATCACCAAGGCCTATGGCGAGCGCACGATCGTCGAGAATTTTTCCACCCGCATCCAGCGCGGCGACCGGCTCGGCATCATCGGGCCGAATGGTGCCGGCAAGACCACGCTGGTCAACCTGCTCACCGGCGGCGCCGAGCCTGACACGGGCACCCTGCGGCTTGGGGCCAATCTGGAGACGGCCACGCTCGACCAGCACCGCGAAAGCCTCGATCCCAAATCGACGCTGGCCGAAGCGCTCACCGGCGGTCGCGGCGATCAGATCATGGTCGGCGGCAAGCCGAAGCATGTCGTCGGCTACATGAAGGACTTTCTGTTCGCGCAGGAGCAGCGCGGCACGCCGGTGGAGGTGCTCTCCGGCGGCGAGCGCGGCCGGCTGATGCTGGCGCGCGCGCTGGCCAAGCCGTCAAACCTGCTCGTGCTGGACGAGCCGACCAACGATCTCGACCTCGAGACCCTCGACGTACTCGAGGAGATGCTCGGCGACTACGAGGGCACGGTCATCCTGATCAGCCACGACCGCGATTTCCTCGACCGCGTCGTGACGTCGGTGATCGCGCCTGAAGGCAACGGCAAGTGGATCGAATATGCCGGCGGCTACAGCGACATGCTGGCGCAGCGTGGCGCGGATTTGAAGCGCGAGACCACGAAGCCGCAACCGGCGGCGGAGAAGAAAGGGGAGCGCGCCGCTGCGCCCACCTCCGCATCCAGGCGGAAGCTGAGCTTCCACGAGAAGCACGCGCTGGAGACACTGCCGAAGAAGATGGAAACGTTGCAGGCAGATATTGCAAAACTGCAGCGCGTGATGGACGATCCCAATCTCTACACCAAGGATCGCAAGAAATTCGACGATACGTCGGCAGCGATCGCCAAGGCGCACGAAGAACTGTCGGCGTCCGAAGAACGCTGGCTCGAACTTGAAATGCTTCGCGAAGAAATAGAGCAGGCTTAA